In Burkholderia sp. NRF60-BP8, a single window of DNA contains:
- a CDS encoding DJ-1/PfpI family protein, which translates to MTLHIGLLVFPGVQQLDLTGPHDVLASLPDAAVHLVWKSRDAVASSSGLALAPTCTFDDCPPLDVICIPGGIGINELLLDAETIAFVQRRAATARYVTSVCTGSLLLGVAGLLRGRRATTHWRFHALLEPLGAIPVRERVVRDGNLVTGGGVTAGIDFALTIAAELVGDEEAQAIQLQLEYAPAPPFDAGSPDTAPAAVVARVTERSAAGFAKRKQIVEQALRATSR; encoded by the coding sequence ATGACCCTGCATATCGGCCTTCTCGTCTTTCCCGGCGTCCAGCAACTCGACCTCACCGGCCCGCACGACGTGCTCGCGTCGCTGCCCGACGCGGCCGTCCATCTGGTGTGGAAGTCGCGCGACGCGGTCGCGTCGAGCAGCGGCCTCGCGCTCGCGCCGACCTGCACGTTCGACGACTGCCCGCCGCTCGACGTGATCTGCATCCCGGGCGGGATCGGCATCAACGAACTGCTGCTCGATGCCGAAACGATCGCGTTCGTGCAACGGCGCGCGGCCACCGCGCGCTACGTGACGTCGGTCTGCACGGGCTCGCTGCTGCTCGGCGTGGCCGGCCTGCTGCGCGGGCGGCGCGCGACGACGCACTGGCGGTTCCACGCGCTGCTCGAACCGCTGGGTGCGATCCCCGTGCGCGAGCGCGTCGTGCGCGACGGCAACCTTGTCACGGGCGGCGGCGTGACGGCCGGCATCGATTTCGCGCTGACGATCGCCGCCGAGCTGGTCGGCGATGAAGAAGCGCAGGCGATCCAGCTGCAGCTCGAATACGCGCCCGCGCCGCCGTTCGACGCCGGCTCGCCCGACACCGCGCCGGCCGCGGTCGTGGCGCGCGTCACCGAGCGTTCGGCGGCCGGCTTCGCGAAGCGCAAGCAGATCGTCGAGCAGGCGCTGCGCGCCACGTCGCGCTGA
- a CDS encoding cupin — translation MNIIRSTAFTADRAWGALDIANLNGITVRLHWTDQPYRWHVNDGEEVFAVLDGRVEMRYRDAGVEHATVLETGDLFHATVGTEHVAHPLGVARILVIETEGSV, via the coding sequence ATGAACATCATCCGGAGCACCGCATTCACGGCGGACCGCGCGTGGGGCGCCCTCGACATCGCGAATCTGAACGGCATCACGGTGCGGCTGCACTGGACCGACCAGCCCTATCGCTGGCATGTGAACGACGGCGAGGAGGTGTTCGCGGTGCTCGATGGCCGCGTCGAGATGCGCTATCGCGACGCAGGCGTCGAGCACGCGACGGTGCTCGAAACGGGCGACCTCTTCCACGCGACGGTCGGCACCGAGCACGTCGCGCATCCGCTCGGCGTCGCACGCATCCTCGTGATCGAGACCGAAGGCAGCGTCTGA
- a CDS encoding transglycosylase domain-containing protein gives MNRPLNRILPRVTGPASVWTWVKWSLLAALLIAVAIVARLVQTEIETSRLQAHYLSELARDVGYTVEAGPSDHIRFPADGPYDRRFGYAMIPAFQQRLLARGFVVSEQARDSQRMLSLGQRGLFLPYEEKDQTGLMLFDSTGSPLFATVFPQRVYADFDTVPRVIVDSLLFIEDRYLLDANEPNRNPAIDWGRFGRALADQALHVVNRHQARPGGSTLATQIEKFRHSPEGRTATPPEKLRQIASASVRAYLNGPQTMLARRTIVVRYLNSVPLAARPHVGEITGIGDGLAAWYGRDFNDVNRVLSAPTTGDNVDQQGKTFREVLSLLIAQRAPSYFLNRGYPALQKLTDSYLRLLSNGGVISPALRDAALAAQIERSAPPAAARVQSFVSRKAVTSARASLLSALGIGDLYQLDQLDLQATSTLDNGVQQAVAQRLAQASTREGAQAAGLYGFEMLAPKDDPSHLTYSFTLYEHRNGANLLRVQTDSVNQPFDVNRGGRINLGSTAKLRTLITYLQIVADLHARYANLSNAELARVKPDPIDGLSRWALDYLSHTHDRSLQAMLDAAVERKYSASPDVFYTGGGAQVFSNFEKSDNGRIMTLHAAFEHSVNLVFVRLMRDIVHYETLQAAGPSSSWLGDPAQRQHYLQQFVDGESQVYVKRYYTRYAGKAPDDALALMLRDVRKSPPKIATVLRSVAPNESLAWFDAQMRAQLKGTPAATLSDDDLAALYAKYAIDRFNLNDRGYIASVHPLALWTLNYLRAHPGAALADVQRDSRDARFYTYSWLYKTRYHATQDRRIRRMVELRAYAEITKSWRALGYPFAEVTPSYAAAIGASGDQPDALAKLIGLIANGGRKAPTETITRLDFAKGTPYETRFVRAAAQPQPMLAPEIVNVAHTLLRDVVLHGTARRLAGGLTLPDGKTLDVYGKTGTGDQRFNVYARGARLIESRKVNRSGTFVFAIGDRFFGVLTATAHEPYAARYDFTSAMAVQLLKSMAPALAPLIERPADAGTRTAGPAPQAETSAPNAAAVQPS, from the coding sequence ATGAATCGGCCGCTGAATCGCATCCTGCCGCGCGTGACCGGTCCGGCATCGGTCTGGACATGGGTCAAGTGGTCTTTGCTCGCCGCATTGCTGATCGCGGTGGCGATCGTCGCGCGGCTCGTGCAGACCGAGATCGAAACGTCCCGGCTGCAGGCGCACTACCTGTCCGAGCTCGCCCGCGACGTCGGCTACACGGTCGAAGCGGGGCCGAGCGATCACATCCGCTTCCCCGCCGACGGCCCGTACGACCGGCGCTTCGGCTACGCGATGATTCCCGCATTCCAGCAGCGGCTGCTCGCACGCGGCTTCGTCGTCAGCGAACAGGCGCGCGATTCGCAGCGGATGCTGTCGCTCGGCCAGCGCGGGCTGTTTCTCCCTTACGAAGAGAAAGACCAGACGGGCCTGATGCTGTTCGATTCGACCGGCTCGCCGCTGTTCGCGACCGTGTTTCCGCAGCGCGTCTATGCCGACTTCGACACGGTGCCGCGCGTGATCGTCGATTCGCTGCTGTTCATCGAGGATCGCTACCTGCTCGATGCGAACGAACCGAACCGCAACCCGGCGATCGACTGGGGGCGCTTCGGCCGCGCGCTCGCCGACCAGGCGCTGCACGTCGTCAACCGTCACCAGGCGCGCCCGGGCGGCAGCACGCTCGCGACGCAGATCGAGAAGTTCCGCCATTCGCCCGAGGGCCGCACCGCGACGCCGCCCGAGAAGCTGCGGCAGATCGCCTCCGCGTCGGTACGCGCCTACCTGAACGGCCCGCAGACGATGCTCGCGCGCCGCACGATCGTCGTGCGCTACCTGAACTCGGTGCCGCTCGCCGCGCGGCCGCACGTGGGCGAAATCACCGGCATCGGCGACGGTCTGGCCGCGTGGTACGGGCGCGACTTCAACGACGTGAACCGCGTGCTGTCCGCGCCGACGACCGGCGACAACGTCGACCAGCAGGGCAAGACGTTCCGCGAGGTGTTGTCGCTGCTGATCGCGCAGCGCGCGCCGTCGTACTTCCTCAACCGCGGCTATCCGGCGCTGCAGAAGCTGACCGACAGCTACCTGCGGCTGCTGTCGAACGGCGGTGTGATCTCGCCCGCGCTGCGCGACGCCGCGCTCGCCGCGCAGATCGAACGCAGCGCGCCGCCGGCCGCCGCGCGCGTGCAGTCGTTCGTGTCGCGCAAGGCCGTGACGTCCGCGCGCGCGTCGTTGCTGTCGGCACTCGGCATCGGCGACCTGTACCAGCTCGACCAGCTCGACCTGCAAGCCACCAGCACCCTCGACAACGGCGTGCAGCAGGCGGTCGCCCAGCGGCTTGCGCAGGCGTCGACGCGCGAAGGCGCGCAGGCCGCCGGCCTGTACGGTTTCGAGATGCTCGCGCCGAAGGACGACCCGTCGCATCTCACGTACAGCTTCACGCTGTACGAACACCGCAACGGCGCGAACCTGCTGCGCGTGCAGACCGACAGCGTGAACCAGCCGTTCGACGTGAATCGCGGCGGCCGCATCAACCTCGGCTCGACCGCGAAGCTGCGCACGCTGATCACGTACCTGCAGATCGTGGCCGACCTGCATGCGCGCTATGCGAACCTGTCGAACGCGGAGCTGGCGCGCGTGAAGCCCGATCCGATCGACGGGCTGTCGCGCTGGGCGCTCGACTACCTGTCGCATACGCACGACCGCTCGCTGCAGGCGATGCTCGATGCGGCCGTCGAACGCAAGTATTCGGCGAGCCCGGACGTGTTCTACACGGGCGGCGGCGCGCAGGTGTTCTCCAACTTCGAGAAGTCGGACAACGGCCGCATCATGACGCTGCACGCGGCGTTCGAGCACTCGGTGAACCTCGTGTTCGTGCGGCTGATGCGCGACATCGTCCACTACGAGACGCTGCAGGCGGCCGGCCCGTCGTCGTCGTGGCTCGGCGATCCCGCGCAGCGCCAGCATTACCTCCAGCAATTCGTCGACGGCGAAAGCCAGGTGTACGTGAAGCGCTACTACACGCGCTATGCGGGCAAGGCGCCCGACGACGCGCTCGCGCTGATGCTGCGCGACGTACGCAAGTCGCCGCCGAAGATCGCGACGGTGCTGCGCAGCGTCGCGCCGAACGAATCGCTCGCGTGGTTCGATGCGCAGATGCGCGCGCAACTGAAAGGCACGCCGGCCGCGACGCTGTCCGACGACGATCTCGCCGCGCTCTATGCGAAGTACGCGATCGACCGCTTCAACCTCAACGACCGCGGCTATATCGCGAGCGTCCATCCGCTCGCGCTGTGGACGCTCAACTACCTGCGCGCGCACCCGGGCGCAGCGCTCGCCGACGTTCAGCGCGACAGCCGCGATGCGCGTTTCTACACGTATTCGTGGCTGTACAAGACCCGCTACCACGCGACGCAGGACCGGCGTATCCGCCGCATGGTCGAGCTGCGCGCGTATGCGGAAATCACGAAGTCGTGGCGCGCGCTCGGCTACCCGTTCGCGGAAGTAACGCCGTCCTATGCGGCCGCGATCGGCGCATCGGGCGACCAGCCCGACGCGCTCGCGAAATTGATCGGCCTGATCGCGAACGGCGGCCGGAAGGCGCCGACCGAGACGATCACGCGGCTCGATTTCGCGAAAGGCACGCCGTACGAAACCCGCTTCGTCCGCGCGGCCGCGCAGCCGCAGCCGATGCTGGCGCCGGAGATCGTCAACGTCGCGCACACGCTGCTGCGCGACGTCGTGCTCCACGGCACCGCGCGCCGCCTCGCGGGCGGGCTCACGCTGCCGGACGGCAAGACGCTCGACGTGTACGGCAAGACGGGGACGGGCGACCAGCGTTTCAACGTCTATGCGCGCGGCGCGCGGCTGATCGAGTCGCGCAAGGTCAATCGCAGCGGCACCTTCGTGTTCGCGATCGGCGACCGGTTCTTCGGCGTGCTGACGGCGACCGCGCACGAGCCGTATGCGGCGCGCTACGACTTCACGAGCGCGATGGCCGTGCAGTTGCTGAAGTCGATGGCGCCCGCGCTCGCGCCGCTGATCGAACGCCCGGCCGACGCCGGCACGCGCACCGCCGGGCCCGCACCGCAGGCGGAAACATCCGCGCCGAACGCGGCCGCCGTGCAACCGTCCTGA
- a CDS encoding GFA family protein: MLYRGSCHCGDVTFDAQGDLQGVMACNCSICRRKGALMWFVPRDRMKLLTPDENLATYMFNQHVIRHRFCKRCGIHAFGEGVHPDGTAMAAINVRCLEGVDLDALPVTHYDGRSR, from the coding sequence ATGCTTTATCGCGGAAGCTGTCACTGCGGAGACGTGACGTTCGACGCGCAAGGCGACCTGCAGGGCGTGATGGCGTGCAACTGCTCGATCTGCCGGCGCAAGGGTGCGCTGATGTGGTTCGTGCCGCGCGACCGCATGAAGCTGCTGACGCCGGACGAGAATCTGGCGACCTACATGTTCAACCAGCACGTGATCCGGCATCGCTTCTGCAAGCGCTGCGGGATTCATGCGTTCGGCGAAGGCGTCCACCCGGACGGCACCGCGATGGCCGCGATCAACGTGCGCTGCCTCGAGGGCGTCGACCTCGACGCGCTGCCCGTCACGCACTACGACGGCCGCTCGCGCTGA
- a CDS encoding DUF1272 domain-containing protein: protein MLELRPGCECCDKDLPPDSAEARICTFECTFCATCADDVLKGRCPNCGGDLVARPRRPASLLAKYPASTERIHKPGGCANA from the coding sequence ATGCTCGAACTGCGCCCCGGCTGCGAATGCTGCGACAAGGACTTGCCGCCCGATTCGGCGGAAGCGCGCATCTGTACATTCGAGTGCACGTTTTGCGCGACCTGCGCGGACGACGTGCTGAAGGGCCGCTGCCCGAACTGCGGCGGCGACCTGGTCGCGCGCCCGCGGCGACCGGCGAGCCTGCTCGCGAAGTACCCGGCGTCGACGGAACGCATCCACAAGCCGGGCGGCTGCGCGAACGCCTGA
- a CDS encoding FadR/GntR family transcriptional regulator has protein sequence MIQRDLHGQTAFRLATAILRGDYPPESLLPREPDLMEMYGVSRTVMREALRTLTSKGLVESRPKVGTRVRPRRAWNLLDADLLDWYARVAPPLAFALKLQEMREMIEPYAAALAARTHTPDAFDAIEGAARAMAAARNVDEWVRADLRFHLSVLEAGGNELLVPLGALIDRTLEAQLQLNARRADVYNASLAEHTAVSDAIRVRDEDGARRAMATLLAVTRARIEAS, from the coding sequence ATCATTCAACGCGACCTGCATGGACAGACGGCCTTCCGGCTCGCGACCGCGATCCTGCGCGGCGACTATCCGCCCGAATCGCTGCTGCCGAGGGAACCCGACCTGATGGAGATGTACGGCGTGAGCCGCACGGTGATGCGCGAGGCGTTGCGCACGCTGACGTCGAAGGGGTTGGTCGAATCGCGGCCGAAAGTCGGCACGCGCGTGCGGCCGCGCCGTGCGTGGAACCTGCTCGATGCCGATCTGCTCGACTGGTATGCGCGCGTCGCGCCGCCGCTCGCGTTCGCGCTGAAGCTGCAGGAGATGCGCGAGATGATCGAGCCGTACGCGGCTGCGCTGGCCGCGCGCACGCATACGCCCGACGCGTTCGACGCGATCGAGGGCGCGGCGCGCGCGATGGCCGCCGCGCGCAACGTCGACGAATGGGTACGCGCCGACCTGCGCTTTCACCTGAGCGTGCTGGAGGCCGGCGGCAACGAACTGCTGGTGCCGCTCGGTGCGCTGATCGATCGCACGCTCGAGGCACAACTGCAACTGAACGCGCGTCGGGCGGACGTGTACAACGCGTCGCTTGCCGAGCATACGGCCGTCAGCGACGCGATCCGCGTGCGCGACGAGGACGGCGCGCGCCGCGCGATGGCGACGCTGCTCGCGGTGACGCGCGCGCGCATCGAAGCGTCGTGA
- the dgoD gene encoding galactonate dehydratase yields the protein MKITRLETFVVPPRWLFLKIETDEGIVGWGEPVVEGRAHTVEAAVHELADYLVGRDPRLIEDHWQVMYRAGFYRGGPIMMSAIAGVDQALWDIKGKHHGVPVHALLGGQVRDRIKVYSWIGGDRPSDVANNARAVVERGFKAVKMNGSEELQIVDTYDKVEQVIANVAAVRDAVGPHVGIGVDFHGRVHKPMAKVLAKELDPYKLMFIEEPVLSENAEALRDIVNQTDTPIALGERLYSRWDFKHILAGGYVDIIQPDASHAGGITECRKIATLAESYDVALALHCPLGPIALAACLQLDAVSYNAFIQEQSLGIHYNQGNDLLDYLRNPEVFRYEDGFVAIPQGPGLGIDVNEEKVREMAKTGHRWRNPVWRHADGSVAEW from the coding sequence ATGAAAATCACCCGCCTCGAAACTTTCGTCGTCCCGCCCCGCTGGCTGTTCCTCAAGATCGAAACCGACGAGGGCATCGTCGGCTGGGGCGAGCCGGTCGTCGAAGGCCGCGCGCACACGGTCGAGGCCGCCGTGCACGAACTGGCCGACTACCTCGTCGGCCGCGACCCGCGCTTGATCGAAGATCACTGGCAGGTGATGTACCGCGCGGGCTTCTACCGCGGCGGCCCGATCATGATGAGCGCGATCGCGGGCGTCGACCAGGCGCTGTGGGACATCAAGGGCAAGCATCACGGCGTGCCGGTGCACGCGCTGCTGGGCGGCCAGGTGCGCGACCGCATCAAGGTGTATTCGTGGATCGGCGGCGACCGGCCGAGCGACGTCGCGAACAATGCGCGCGCGGTCGTCGAGCGCGGCTTCAAGGCCGTGAAGATGAACGGTTCCGAAGAGCTGCAGATCGTCGACACCTACGACAAGGTCGAGCAGGTGATCGCGAACGTCGCGGCGGTGCGCGACGCGGTCGGCCCGCACGTGGGAATCGGCGTCGACTTCCACGGCCGCGTGCACAAGCCGATGGCGAAGGTGCTCGCGAAGGAACTCGATCCGTACAAGCTGATGTTCATCGAGGAGCCGGTGCTGTCGGAGAACGCCGAGGCGCTGCGCGACATCGTCAACCAGACCGACACGCCGATCGCGCTCGGCGAACGGCTGTACTCGCGCTGGGACTTCAAGCACATCCTCGCGGGCGGCTACGTCGACATCATCCAGCCGGACGCATCGCACGCGGGCGGCATCACCGAATGCCGCAAGATCGCGACGCTCGCGGAAAGCTACGACGTCGCGCTCGCGCTGCACTGCCCGCTCGGGCCCATCGCGCTCGCCGCGTGCCTGCAGCTCGACGCGGTCAGCTACAACGCGTTCATCCAGGAGCAGAGCCTCGGCATCCACTACAACCAGGGCAACGACCTGCTCGACTACCTGCGCAACCCGGAAGTGTTCCGCTACGAAGACGGCTTCGTCGCGATCCCGCAGGGCCCGGGGCTCGGCATCGACGTGAACGAGGAAAAGGTGCGCGAGATGGCGAAGACCGGCCATCGCTGGCGCAACCCGGTGTGGCGCCACGCGGACGGCAGCGTCGCCGAGTGGTGA
- a CDS encoding CopD family protein — MKFDSLWIGQVALAALMDAAFAMAVGSALLKAWLGKDGARPVVAPSHPAWLRAQHSLVAAALALVLADLGWLVYEAAAMSGAGLGGAFAAIPVMLMQTHTGFAWSVAFAGAVVLAIVALAKPDGPLAHAVLWLAVIVVAAGKASLGHAADSGVLSAAVGVQTLHLLATAVWGGLVLAGGLAVLPALGSSVARGALIRIGQQLSRTSIVAVVFVLGTGVLNAIRGLGGSLAPLDGSTWGRVLLLKLLLVALALVLGGLNRFSALPRLRRTASTEDAHTFRNILHLEGMTMIGVFVAAAVLSFSVPGFAALG, encoded by the coding sequence ATGAAGTTCGACAGCTTGTGGATCGGTCAGGTCGCGCTCGCGGCGCTGATGGACGCGGCGTTCGCGATGGCGGTCGGCTCGGCGCTGCTCAAGGCGTGGCTCGGCAAGGACGGCGCGCGGCCGGTCGTCGCGCCGTCGCACCCCGCATGGCTGCGTGCGCAACATTCGCTGGTCGCGGCGGCGCTGGCGCTGGTGCTCGCCGATCTCGGCTGGCTCGTCTACGAGGCCGCGGCGATGAGCGGCGCGGGGCTCGGCGGCGCGTTCGCCGCGATACCCGTCATGCTGATGCAGACGCATACGGGCTTCGCGTGGAGCGTCGCGTTCGCCGGCGCGGTGGTGCTCGCGATCGTCGCGCTCGCGAAGCCGGACGGTCCGCTCGCGCATGCGGTGCTGTGGCTCGCGGTGATCGTGGTCGCGGCCGGCAAGGCGTCGCTCGGCCATGCGGCCGATAGCGGCGTGCTGTCCGCGGCGGTCGGCGTGCAGACGCTGCACCTGCTGGCCACCGCCGTATGGGGCGGCCTCGTGCTCGCGGGTGGGCTCGCGGTGCTGCCGGCGCTGGGCTCGTCGGTCGCGCGCGGCGCGCTGATCCGCATCGGCCAGCAGCTGTCGCGTACGTCGATCGTCGCGGTCGTCTTCGTGCTCGGCACCGGCGTGCTCAACGCGATCCGCGGGCTCGGCGGCTCGCTCGCGCCGCTCGACGGCAGCACGTGGGGGCGCGTGTTGCTGCTGAAGCTGCTGCTCGTCGCGCTCGCGCTCGTGCTCGGCGGGCTCAACCGCTTCTCGGCGCTGCCGCGCCTGCGCCGCACCGCATCGACCGAAGACGCGCACACGTTCCGCAACATCCTGCATCTCGAAGGGATGACGATGATCGGCGTATTCGTCGCGGCGGCCGTGCTGTCGTTCAGCGTGCCGGGGTTCGCGGCGCTCGGCTGA
- a CDS encoding c-type cytochrome translates to MESRVSSRRLFRPLLAVLMIGGAGLTSAAQAQTKPTEQAHAQQAPLKAPDTMAERVRGCTACHGVHGQGTDNDYFPRLAGKPAEYLYNQLVNFRDGRRKYPPMNYLLTYLNDDYLREIAEHFSAERPPYPTPAKPTLPAATLARGKQLVTQGDPSRKLPACVACHGAGLTGMQPAIPGLVGLHADYLSAQLGAWRSGNRHAKAPDCMHDIAAKLSDEDVTAVTAWLAAQPAPANPVPAPARSMKTPLACGSEPQ, encoded by the coding sequence ATGGAGTCTCGTGTGTCTTCAAGACGCCTCTTCCGTCCGCTGCTCGCCGTTCTGATGATCGGCGGCGCGGGCCTTACGAGCGCTGCCCAAGCGCAGACCAAGCCCACGGAGCAAGCGCACGCCCAGCAGGCGCCGCTCAAGGCACCCGATACCATGGCCGAGCGCGTGCGCGGCTGTACCGCATGCCACGGCGTTCACGGCCAGGGCACGGACAACGACTATTTCCCGCGGCTTGCCGGCAAGCCGGCTGAGTACCTGTACAACCAGCTCGTCAACTTCCGTGACGGCCGGCGCAAGTACCCGCCGATGAATTACCTGCTGACGTACCTGAACGACGACTACCTACGCGAAATCGCCGAGCACTTCTCGGCCGAGCGTCCGCCGTACCCGACGCCGGCGAAGCCGACGCTGCCGGCCGCGACGCTCGCACGCGGCAAGCAGCTCGTCACGCAGGGCGACCCGTCCCGCAAGCTGCCGGCCTGCGTGGCCTGCCACGGCGCAGGGCTGACCGGCATGCAGCCGGCGATCCCGGGCCTCGTCGGCCTGCACGCCGATTACCTGAGCGCGCAGCTCGGCGCATGGCGCTCGGGCAACCGCCACGCGAAGGCGCCCGATTGCATGCACGACATCGCCGCGAAGCTTTCCGACGAAGACGTGACGGCCGTGACCGCATGGCTCGCCGCGCAACCGGCGCCCGCCAACCCCGTGCCGGCTCCGGCGCGTTCGATGAAGACTCCGCTCGCCTGCGGCAGCGAACCGCAATAA
- a CDS encoding c-type cytochrome, producing MKRKSLFALSAVAIIAAAALVPVLWPGNDTLHGAAAVAATPADQAALIKKGEYLARVGDCIACHTVRGGKPFAGGLPMATPFGTMYTPNITPDDKDGIGKWTSDDFYRAMHTGRSKDGSLLYPGFPFASYTKVTRADSDAIYAYLRSVAPVSVPSRPHELKFPFNNRNLLIGWRTLFFKEGEYKPDPTKSVEWNRGAYLVEGLGHCSMCHTSINMMGGPVNSSAFAGGLIPLQNWYAPSLTNDKELGLGDWHVQELSDLLQAGVSQKGAVFGPMADVVHNSLQYMTDEDTRAMSTYLKSIPQKAEAPKNMQYEPSKQFGNALFDQGKKIYADNCATCHAENGAGKPPAYPPLAGNHSIMMESAVNPIRMVLNGGYPPSTFKNPRPYGMPPFAQSLSNQEVAAVVTYIRMSWGNNGTPISPQQVSDLRSAPLD from the coding sequence ATGAAACGCAAGTCCCTGTTTGCACTCTCGGCCGTCGCGATCATCGCGGCCGCCGCCCTCGTGCCGGTTCTGTGGCCGGGCAACGACACGCTGCACGGCGCCGCCGCCGTCGCGGCCACGCCGGCCGACCAGGCCGCGCTGATCAAGAAGGGCGAATACCTCGCGCGCGTCGGCGACTGTATCGCGTGCCACACCGTGCGCGGCGGCAAGCCGTTCGCGGGCGGCCTGCCGATGGCGACGCCGTTCGGCACGATGTACACGCCGAACATCACGCCGGACGACAAGGACGGCATCGGCAAGTGGACGTCGGACGACTTCTACCGCGCGATGCACACCGGCCGTTCGAAGGACGGCAGCCTGCTCTATCCGGGCTTCCCGTTCGCGAGCTACACGAAGGTCACGCGCGCCGATTCGGACGCGATCTACGCGTACCTGCGCTCGGTGGCGCCGGTGTCGGTGCCGAGCCGTCCGCACGAACTGAAGTTCCCGTTCAACAACCGCAACCTGCTGATCGGCTGGCGCACGCTGTTCTTCAAGGAAGGCGAGTACAAGCCGGATCCGACGAAGTCGGTCGAATGGAATCGCGGCGCGTATCTCGTCGAAGGCCTCGGCCACTGCTCGATGTGCCACACGTCGATCAACATGATGGGCGGCCCGGTGAACTCGTCGGCATTCGCCGGCGGCCTGATCCCGCTGCAGAACTGGTATGCGCCGTCGCTGACGAACGACAAGGAACTCGGCCTCGGCGACTGGCACGTGCAGGAGCTGTCCGACCTGCTGCAAGCCGGCGTGTCGCAGAAGGGCGCGGTGTTCGGCCCGATGGCGGACGTGGTCCACAACAGCCTGCAGTACATGACCGACGAAGATACGCGCGCGATGTCGACGTACCTGAAGTCGATCCCGCAGAAGGCCGAAGCCCCGAAGAACATGCAGTACGAGCCGTCGAAGCAGTTCGGCAACGCGCTGTTCGACCAGGGCAAGAAGATCTACGCGGACAACTGCGCGACCTGCCACGCCGAAAACGGCGCCGGCAAGCCGCCGGCCTATCCGCCGCTCGCGGGCAACCACTCGATCATGATGGAATCGGCCGTCAACCCGATCCGCATGGTGCTGAATGGCGGCTACCCGCCGAGCACGTTCAAGAATCCGCGTCCGTACGGGATGCCGCCGTTCGCACAGTCGCTGTCGAACCAGGAAGTCGCGGCGGTCGTCACGTATATCCGGATGTCTTGGGGTAACAACGGTACGCCGATCTCGCCGCAACAGGTGAGCGATCTGCGTTCCGCGCCGCTCGACTAA